In one Candidatus Krumholzibacteriia bacterium genomic region, the following are encoded:
- a CDS encoding SRPBCC family protein, translated as MHTLIREQLIERPVEEVFAFYADARNLERITPPWLSFRILTDAPVEMRPGARIDYRIRVHGVPMVWTSEIREWEPPRRFVDVQIRGPYRVWEHTHEFDAVAGGTLVRDVVNYEVPAGWLGEVVRRMVVARDVAAIFAHRREALAEIFSTRA; from the coding sequence ATGCACACACTCATCCGCGAGCAACTTATCGAGCGCCCCGTCGAGGAGGTCTTCGCCTTCTACGCCGACGCGCGCAATCTGGAGCGCATCACGCCACCGTGGCTCAGCTTCCGCATCCTGACCGACGCCCCGGTGGAGATGCGGCCCGGTGCACGCATCGACTACAGGATCCGCGTGCATGGCGTACCCATGGTATGGACGTCTGAAATCCGGGAATGGGAGCCGCCACGCCGCTTCGTCGACGTGCAGATTCGGGGGCCGTACCGCGTGTGGGAGCACACGCACGAATTCGACGCCGTCGCGGGCGGAACCCTGGTTCGCGATGTGGTGAACTACGAAGTGCCCGCGGGTTGGCTGGGCGAAGTGGTTCGCCGCATGGTGGTGGCGCGCGATGTTGCGGCTATATTCGCGCATCGCCGCGAGGCGCTCGCGGAGATCTTCTCAACCCGGGCCTAG
- a CDS encoding RNA polymerase sigma factor RpoD/SigA, whose amino-acid sequence MKTASAMQTFDGADRTTLGLYLNDIKRYPLLSRAEQDELARRARDGDVQAREKLIRCNLRFVVSIAKKYAGNGVPLEDLVNEGNLGLLRAADRFDPDRGYKFISYAVWWVRQAILHSLSEAPRMVRLPMNRVGLAQRATRTARKLEQDLGRDPYAEEIARELSVSEREVEEVMSFSRGHVSLDEPLSADGEDAFIDQIQDEEAESPDQNLFAQMLSRDLRRALLHLTEREQTILNMYYGLDGEEPLTLEEIGRRLGYTRERIRQVKGQAIEKLRNRPRAQEIAEYLCA is encoded by the coding sequence ATGAAGACCGCAAGTGCAATGCAGACGTTCGACGGCGCAGATCGTACTACCCTGGGTCTCTACCTGAACGACATCAAGCGTTACCCGCTGCTCTCACGCGCGGAGCAGGACGAACTGGCCCGCCGCGCCCGCGACGGCGACGTGCAGGCGCGCGAGAAGCTCATTCGCTGCAACCTGCGGTTCGTGGTTTCCATTGCCAAGAAGTACGCGGGCAACGGCGTTCCCCTCGAGGACCTCGTCAACGAGGGCAACCTGGGCCTGCTGCGGGCGGCCGATCGCTTCGACCCCGACCGCGGCTACAAGTTCATCTCCTACGCGGTGTGGTGGGTTCGTCAGGCCATCCTGCATTCGCTATCCGAGGCTCCGCGCATGGTGCGCCTGCCCATGAACCGCGTGGGTCTCGCGCAGCGCGCCACCCGAACCGCGCGCAAGCTCGAGCAGGACCTCGGCCGCGACCCGTACGCGGAGGAAATCGCCCGCGAGCTGTCCGTGAGCGAACGGGAGGTGGAAGAAGTGATGAGCTTCTCCCGCGGGCATGTCTCTCTCGACGAACCCCTGTCGGCCGATGGTGAAGACGCGTTCATCGACCAGATACAGGACGAGGAGGCGGAGAGCCCGGACCAGAACCTGTTCGCGCAGATGCTGAGCCGCGACCTGCGACGCGCGCTGCTCCATCTGACCGAACGCGAGCAGACGATTCTCAACATGTACTACGGCCTCGATGGTGAGGAGCCCCTCACCCTGGAGGAGATCGGACGCCGGCTGGGCTACACGCGGGAGCGCATTCGCCAGGTGAAGGGCCAGGCCATCGAGAAGCTCCGCAACCGGCCGCGTGCGCAGGAAATCGCCGAATACCTGTGCGCATAA
- a CDS encoding NAD(P)/FAD-dependent oxidoreductase: MKRRSCDIAVVGAGPAGSATALYAARAGLDVVLLDRHTFPRDKICGDAVARKSVAHLRELGVLDRVRADVHEPIGRALLASPRGDAIEVDLSSPETPDPHLVCRREILDNALVEAARSRCTVLEGARVTDVLRDGSRVTGVSFATREGTGEVHARAVVGADGFDSVVARRLGLYRHDSARWCVATRGYYRGLDVAPRTVEIHFLRESLPGFLWIFPTGDGIANVGLGIVHAELKKRRGGLREMHEAALALPRFRERFRGVERIGNVHGWNLPTPDVSRTIAGNGFLLTGDAAGLVDPFSGEGIGNALDSGQVAAEVMRDVPPEAFALEYPARLWRALDGGEIALHYRLRRLARHAGLIDFIVGRAAARPDVLEWIRRMTAARDAVASKRALVSPLTYARLLLRR; encoded by the coding sequence ATGAAACGACGCAGTTGCGACATTGCGGTGGTGGGCGCGGGGCCGGCGGGGAGTGCCACCGCGCTGTACGCCGCGCGCGCCGGCCTCGATGTGGTGCTACTGGACCGCCACACCTTTCCCCGCGACAAGATCTGCGGCGACGCGGTGGCGCGCAAGAGCGTCGCGCACCTGCGCGAACTGGGCGTGCTGGACCGCGTGCGCGCGGATGTGCACGAACCCATCGGGCGCGCACTGCTCGCCTCGCCCCGCGGCGACGCCATCGAAGTGGATCTCTCCTCCCCCGAAACCCCCGACCCGCACCTGGTGTGCCGCCGCGAGATCCTCGACAACGCACTGGTGGAGGCGGCCCGGTCGCGTTGCACCGTGCTGGAGGGTGCCCGCGTAACCGACGTGCTGCGCGACGGTTCACGCGTTACCGGGGTGTCGTTCGCCACCCGCGAGGGCACCGGCGAAGTTCACGCGCGCGCCGTGGTGGGCGCGGATGGCTTCGACTCTGTGGTGGCGCGGCGGCTGGGGCTGTACCGTCACGATTCCGCGCGCTGGTGTGTGGCCACGCGCGGCTACTACCGCGGCCTCGACGTGGCACCACGCACGGTGGAGATTCACTTTCTGCGCGAATCGCTCCCCGGCTTCCTGTGGATATTCCCCACCGGCGACGGCATCGCCAACGTGGGGCTCGGTATCGTGCACGCGGAATTGAAGAAGCGCCGCGGTGGGCTGCGGGAAATGCACGAAGCCGCGCTGGCGCTGCCGCGCTTTCGGGAACGCTTTCGCGGCGTGGAGCGCATCGGGAACGTGCACGGCTGGAACCTGCCCACGCCGGATGTCTCGCGCACCATTGCCGGCAACGGCTTTCTGCTCACCGGCGACGCCGCCGGCCTGGTGGACCCGTTCTCGGGCGAGGGAATCGGCAACGCGCTGGATTCCGGGCAGGTGGCGGCGGAAGTGATGCGCGACGTACCGCCGGAGGCGTTCGCGCTCGAGTATCCCGCCCGCCTGTGGCGGGCGCTCGACGGCGGCGAGATTGCGCTGCACTACCGGCTGCGCAGGCTCGCGCGCCACGCGGGGCTCATCGACTTCATCGTGGGACGCGCCGCGGCCCGGCCCGACGTGCTGGAGTGGATCCGCCGCATGACCGCGGCGCGCGATGCCGTTGCCAGCAAGCGCGCGCTGGTCTCACCGCTCACCTACGCGCGCCTGCTCCTGCGCCGCTAA
- a CDS encoding MBL fold metallo-hydrolase encodes MQELLHITYIGHATCLIEMNGVRLLTDPILRDRIGYITRPRRRLHPSWLRDIDAVLLSHMHLDHLDLPSLRRIGRDARLVVPAGSARLLRRDGFYNVEEVRPGDLTRVGPVSIETTWATHDGARHPFGPTGEAVGYIVHGEAAVYFAGDTDIFPEMSDLHGALDVALLPVWGWGPTLGEGHMNPRRAAESLTMLRPRAAIPIHWGSFAPFGMRWFRPRFLSSPPFDFADHASELAPEVSVHVVRPGNLFRLAN; translated from the coding sequence ATGCAGGAACTGCTGCACATCACCTACATCGGCCACGCGACCTGCCTGATCGAGATGAACGGCGTGCGCCTGCTGACGGACCCGATTCTGCGTGACCGCATCGGCTATATCACGCGCCCGCGCCGCCGCCTGCACCCCTCCTGGCTGCGGGACATCGACGCGGTCCTGCTTTCGCACATGCACCTCGACCACCTGGACCTGCCCTCGCTGCGGCGGATCGGCCGCGACGCGCGCCTGGTGGTTCCGGCGGGAAGCGCGCGCCTGCTGAGGCGCGACGGCTTCTACAATGTCGAGGAAGTGCGCCCCGGCGACCTGACCCGCGTGGGGCCGGTTTCCATCGAGACCACCTGGGCCACCCACGACGGCGCCCGCCACCCCTTCGGCCCCACCGGCGAGGCGGTCGGCTACATCGTCCATGGCGAGGCCGCCGTGTATTTTGCGGGCGACACCGACATCTTCCCCGAAATGTCCGACCTCCACGGGGCACTCGACGTGGCCCTGCTGCCCGTCTGGGGCTGGGGACCGACCCTCGGCGAGGGGCACATGAACCCGCGCCGGGCGGCCGAGTCGCTCACCATGCTGCGTCCCAGGGCGGCCATCCCCATCCACTGGGGCAGCTTTGCGCCGTTCGGAATGCGCTGGTTCCGCCCCCGCTTTCTCTCCAGCCCGCCCTTCGACTTTGCCGACCACGCGAGCGAGCTCGCGCCCGAGGTCAGCGTTCATGTCGTGAGGCCCGGGAACCTGTTCCGTTTGGCCAACTGA
- a CDS encoding cobalamin B12-binding domain-containing protein, giving the protein MASRTGLPQDLIRAWERRYEAVTPHRGETGRRLYSDEDIEKLRLLRRAVAGGRRISDVAGLSIGALRALVAGDRDETGAASATPDDAAAPGRVSPEALLAEAIEALEALDRRGLERVLAEATVQLSAPDVRQHLIVPLLDTIGRRWQEGSLRIVHEHLASTIVRAFMSANRNGHDRERAPRIVITTPAGQHHELGALMAAAVADESGWDVYYLGANLPAEEIAAAARQLRARAIALSVVYRNGDHAPDEILRLRELVGTLPIFVGGRASEALCNKLTDAAIACPRDLAEFRAELQSVLA; this is encoded by the coding sequence GTGGCCTCCCGAACCGGGCTCCCCCAGGATCTGATCCGGGCGTGGGAGCGCCGCTACGAGGCCGTCACCCCCCACCGGGGGGAGACGGGCCGTCGGCTCTATTCCGACGAGGACATTGAGAAACTGCGCCTGCTGCGCCGGGCGGTGGCCGGGGGTCGCCGGATCAGCGATGTGGCGGGACTGTCAATCGGCGCGCTGCGGGCGCTGGTGGCCGGAGACCGGGATGAGACCGGCGCGGCCTCCGCGACGCCCGACGACGCCGCCGCCCCGGGCCGCGTCTCTCCCGAGGCCCTGCTGGCCGAGGCCATCGAAGCGCTCGAAGCGCTGGACCGGCGCGGCCTGGAACGTGTGCTCGCCGAGGCCACGGTGCAACTGAGCGCACCGGACGTGCGCCAGCACCTCATCGTCCCGCTCCTCGATACCATCGGCCGTCGCTGGCAGGAAGGATCGCTGCGCATCGTCCACGAGCATCTGGCCAGCACGATCGTCCGCGCGTTCATGAGCGCCAACCGCAACGGCCACGACCGCGAACGCGCACCGAGAATCGTCATCACCACACCCGCGGGACAACACCACGAGCTCGGCGCACTCATGGCGGCCGCGGTGGCGGATGAGAGCGGTTGGGACGTCTACTACCTGGGCGCCAACCTGCCCGCCGAAGAGATCGCCGCGGCGGCGCGACAGCTGCGCGCGCGCGCGATCGCCTTGAGTGTGGTGTATCGCAACGGCGACCACGCCCCCGATGAGATCCTGCGCCTGCGCGAACTGGTTGGAACGCTTCCCATCTTCGTGGGCGGGCGCGCCAGCGAGGCGTTGTGCAACAAACTCACCGACGCCGCCATTGCCTGTCCGCGGGACCTGGCCGAGTTTCGCGCCGAACTCCAGTCCGTACTCGCCTGA
- a CDS encoding fasciclin domain-containing protein, with amino-acid sequence MTIFDTAKAGGFSTLIAAVEAAGLQEALSGKDDLTVFAPTDEAFKKIPQEDLQALLADKEALKSVLLYHVVAGEVTSKDVMKLKSAKTLEGDEIKIDTTKGVKINNATVTKADVMASNGVIHVIDTVLIPPTK; translated from the coding sequence ATGACCATCTTCGACACGGCCAAGGCGGGTGGATTCTCCACGCTGATCGCAGCCGTCGAGGCCGCCGGGCTGCAGGAGGCACTCTCCGGCAAGGACGATCTCACCGTTTTTGCGCCCACCGACGAGGCCTTCAAGAAGATCCCGCAGGAAGACCTGCAGGCCCTGCTGGCCGACAAGGAGGCGCTGAAGTCCGTTCTTCTGTACCACGTGGTCGCGGGCGAGGTGACGTCAAAGGACGTCATGAAGCTCAAGTCGGCCAAGACGCTCGAGGGTGACGAGATCAAGATCGACACCACCAAGGGCGTGAAGATCAACAACGCCACCGTCACCAAGGCAGATGTCATGGCGAGCAACGGCGTGATCCACGTGATCGACACCGTCCTCATCCCGCCGACAAAGTAG
- a CDS encoding DUF805 domain-containing protein: protein MSNVFTMQGRLSRKQYVIYSMMIMAVTYACAFAVGFASGVSGSGVEAAGALGFLIGALGCAAQAFIAVRRLHDLGKPGWHYWLFFVPFYNIYLGLILLFTRGASGSNQYGPDPATA, encoded by the coding sequence ATGAGCAACGTATTCACCATGCAGGGGCGACTCAGTCGCAAACAGTACGTCATATATTCAATGATGATCATGGCCGTCACGTACGCATGCGCGTTCGCGGTCGGCTTCGCGAGCGGCGTATCCGGCAGCGGCGTTGAAGCCGCCGGTGCGCTGGGCTTTCTGATCGGCGCGCTGGGCTGCGCGGCGCAGGCGTTTATCGCCGTGCGCCGCCTGCACGACCTCGGCAAGCCGGGGTGGCACTACTGGCTGTTCTTCGTGCCGTTTTACAACATCTACCTCGGCCTGATTCTGCTGTTCACCCGCGGGGCGTCGGGCAGCAACCAGTACGGTCCCGACCCGGCCACGGCCTGA
- a CDS encoding response regulator — MKRRILVVDDEPEIRGMLHDSLAKAGYEVLEAPDGKRAIEMLRKQTFDIVISDILMPEKDGLEVIMYLQRESPMTKCIAISSPSNRVFLQSAQLLGATRVVEKPFSVTDIEAAVRDILGAAG; from the coding sequence ATGAAGCGCCGCATACTTGTTGTTGACGACGAACCGGAGATTCGGGGCATGCTGCACGACTCTCTGGCCAAGGCTGGATACGAGGTCCTGGAAGCCCCGGATGGCAAGCGGGCCATCGAGATGCTCCGCAAGCAGACCTTCGATATCGTCATCTCCGATATCCTGATGCCGGAGAAGGACGGGCTGGAGGTCATCATGTACCTCCAGCGCGAAAGCCCCATGACCAAGTGCATCGCGATCAGCTCGCCGAGCAATCGCGTGTTCCTGCAGAGTGCGCAGCTCCTCGGGGCCACACGGGTGGTTGAGAAGCCTTTCTCCGTGACGGATATCGAAGCTGCCGTCCGCGATATTCTCGGAGCCGCCGGCTAG
- a CDS encoding S8 family peptidase, whose amino-acid sequence MSSSANPKPSIAITTAAFTLTLVLALSAASAQQLNRPELERLSRQYRQQLEAKQGTAYLRLLQSPDPAQRTLNEDESLQLMFVRPTGMPAFFHLHNLNAAKTVRTWDVWPGAVGGGAYSADGSATAAGELAVWDGGGVRTTHQEFGGRVTQMDSPSGIIQHATHVAGTMIAAGVNGLARGMSYTAPLHAYDWFFDTAEMAAAAANGLQVSNHSYGYASGWEPSGNWYWYGDMSVNATEDYGFGFYDDSAREYDEIMYNAPQYLICLSAGNDRNDAGPTPGGSHYHWNGSNWVLSTDTHGTDYQNGGYDTVSWTGNAKNVLLVGAVNDIAAGYSIPGNVVQTTFSSWGPTDDGRIKPDLVANGASLTSCTSTADNTYVAMSGTSMSSPSAAGSVNLIAQEFEIVRGTTPWSSTVKAIAICAADEAGLFDGPDFQNGWGLLNTKRSLDIVHAGSTDNLGVIEATLASGTSDDYYFVATTPDDIRVTIVWTDPPGTVSAPALDNPASKLVNDLDLLLVDTVGGTTTEPWTLSLALPGNAATRGPNHVDNVEQIDLANAPLGVYRVTVSHTGGLTSGSQDYSLVYRGMHYAATPVLGASRAPSFWIGEPRPNPVTGTATIDFGTRQTDVVSIHVYDVAGHRVATLVENSSDGAGTVTFDGSRLASGVYFVRMESAAQTTTRKITVVK is encoded by the coding sequence GTGTCTTCCAGTGCCAATCCGAAGCCGTCCATCGCCATCACCACCGCGGCGTTCACGCTGACACTCGTCCTCGCACTGAGTGCGGCGTCCGCCCAGCAACTGAACCGGCCCGAACTGGAGCGGCTCTCACGGCAGTACCGCCAGCAACTCGAGGCGAAGCAGGGTACGGCGTACCTGCGCCTGCTGCAATCGCCCGACCCCGCGCAGCGTACGCTCAATGAGGACGAATCCCTCCAGCTCATGTTCGTGCGGCCCACCGGGATGCCCGCGTTCTTCCACCTGCACAACCTCAACGCCGCCAAGACGGTGCGCACCTGGGACGTCTGGCCCGGCGCTGTCGGTGGTGGCGCCTACTCGGCCGACGGCTCCGCCACCGCGGCCGGCGAGCTGGCGGTGTGGGACGGCGGCGGCGTGCGAACCACGCACCAGGAGTTCGGCGGACGCGTCACCCAGATGGACTCCCCCTCCGGGATCATCCAGCACGCGACGCACGTGGCCGGCACCATGATCGCGGCGGGCGTGAACGGGCTGGCGCGCGGCATGTCGTACACCGCCCCGCTGCACGCCTACGACTGGTTCTTCGACACCGCGGAAATGGCGGCGGCCGCGGCCAACGGTTTGCAGGTGTCGAACCACTCCTACGGTTACGCGAGCGGCTGGGAACCGTCCGGGAACTGGTACTGGTACGGCGACATGTCCGTGAATGCCACCGAGGACTACGGTTTCGGTTTTTATGACGACAGTGCGCGCGAGTACGACGAGATCATGTACAACGCGCCCCAGTATCTCATCTGCCTCTCGGCGGGAAACGACCGCAACGACGCCGGCCCGACCCCGGGCGGCTCGCACTACCATTGGAACGGCTCCAACTGGGTGCTATCCACCGACACCCACGGCACCGACTACCAGAACGGCGGCTACGATACGGTGAGCTGGACCGGCAACGCCAAGAACGTCCTGCTGGTGGGCGCGGTGAACGACATCGCCGCGGGCTATTCGATCCCCGGCAACGTCGTCCAGACGACGTTCTCCAGCTGGGGTCCCACCGACGACGGCCGCATCAAACCGGACCTCGTGGCCAACGGCGCCAGCCTGACCTCGTGCACCAGCACGGCGGACAACACCTACGTGGCGATGTCCGGCACGTCCATGTCGTCGCCCAGCGCGGCGGGATCGGTGAACCTGATTGCCCAGGAGTTCGAGATCGTGCGCGGCACCACGCCGTGGTCGTCCACGGTTAAGGCAATTGCCATCTGCGCGGCGGATGAGGCGGGGCTCTTCGACGGTCCGGACTTTCAGAACGGCTGGGGCCTGCTCAACACGAAGCGCTCGCTCGACATCGTTCACGCGGGCAGTACGGACAACCTGGGCGTCATCGAGGCCACGCTGGCCAGCGGGACCTCGGATGACTACTACTTTGTGGCCACCACGCCGGACGATATCCGAGTCACCATCGTGTGGACGGACCCGCCCGGCACGGTGAGCGCGCCGGCGCTCGACAACCCGGCGTCCAAGCTGGTCAACGACCTGGACCTCCTGCTGGTGGACACAGTGGGCGGGACGACCACGGAGCCGTGGACGCTGAGCCTGGCCCTGCCCGGCAACGCCGCCACCCGGGGCCCCAACCACGTGGACAACGTGGAGCAGATCGACCTGGCCAACGCGCCGCTGGGTGTCTACCGGGTGACGGTGTCGCACACCGGCGGACTGACCAGCGGCTCGCAGGACTACTCGCTGGTCTATCGCGGCATGCACTACGCGGCCACACCGGTGCTGGGCGCATCGCGCGCGCCGTCCTTCTGGATCGGCGAGCCGCGCCCCAACCCGGTGACGGGAACCGCGACCATCGACTTCGGCACGCGCCAGACGGACGTGGTGTCGATCCACGTGTACGACGTGGCCGGCCACCGCGTGGCGACCTTGGTGGAGAACAGCAGCGACGGCGCCGGCACGGTGACGTTCGACGGTTCGAGGCTTGCCTCGGGCGTCTATTTTGTGCGCATGGAATCCGCGGCGCAAACCACGACGCGCAAGATCACCGTGGTGAAGTGA
- a CDS encoding DEAD/DEAH box helicase has product MTFEELNLPAPILSAIKDSGYHTPTEIQAQAIPPGLEGRDILGRAATGTGKTAAFAIPILVGLTTNDGNQDAEGAQPPRHPQRKGANARARAVRALVLTPTRELCVQNEEAFKAYGSYLDLRVLAIYGGMPIDRQIKKLHAGVDIVIATPGRLLDHLSRHTIDLRNVEYFVLDEVDRMFDMGFIQDVRRIIAKIPGERQTLLFSATMSSEVRRLAERVQHDAVLVEVGEQRRPTDTVTQYVYPVPRDRKMELLRIILENEDWDMVLVFTGTKDNAEFLTRRLSHNGVDVAELHSNLSQKERRDALEGFKNGEHRVLIATDIAARGLDIDGISHVVNFDVPRNAEDYIHRIGRTGRAEATGDAVTLVSFDEEEFLDRIEEHIGAKLERRRYRDFDHGVGRFTPTRAELGRMHRGSRRSSKRRYV; this is encoded by the coding sequence ATGACGTTTGAAGAACTGAACCTGCCCGCCCCGATACTCAGCGCCATCAAGGATTCGGGATACCACACACCCACAGAGATCCAGGCACAGGCCATTCCGCCGGGACTGGAGGGCCGCGACATTCTGGGCCGCGCCGCCACCGGCACCGGCAAGACCGCGGCATTTGCCATTCCCATCCTGGTGGGCCTGACAACGAACGATGGAAATCAGGACGCCGAAGGCGCCCAGCCGCCGCGCCATCCGCAGCGAAAGGGCGCCAACGCGCGCGCGCGCGCCGTCCGCGCCCTGGTGCTGACCCCCACGCGCGAGTTGTGCGTGCAGAACGAAGAGGCCTTCAAGGCCTACGGGAGCTACCTCGACCTGCGCGTGCTCGCCATCTACGGCGGCATGCCCATCGACCGGCAGATCAAGAAGCTGCACGCCGGCGTCGACATCGTGATCGCCACGCCGGGACGCCTGCTCGACCATCTCAGCCGCCACACCATCGACCTGCGCAACGTGGAGTACTTCGTGCTCGACGAGGTGGACCGCATGTTCGACATGGGCTTCATCCAGGACGTGCGGCGCATCATCGCCAAGATTCCCGGGGAGCGCCAGACGCTGCTCTTCTCCGCCACCATGTCATCGGAAGTGCGCCGCCTCGCCGAGCGCGTGCAACACGACGCCGTGCTGGTGGAGGTAGGTGAGCAGCGCCGCCCCACGGACACGGTGACCCAGTACGTGTACCCGGTGCCGCGCGACCGCAAGATGGAACTGCTGCGGATCATCCTCGAGAACGAGGACTGGGACATGGTGCTCGTGTTTACCGGCACCAAGGACAATGCGGAGTTTCTCACCCGCCGGCTCTCGCACAACGGTGTCGACGTGGCGGAACTGCACTCCAACCTGTCGCAGAAGGAACGGCGCGATGCGCTGGAGGGGTTCAAGAACGGCGAGCACCGCGTGCTCATCGCCACCGACATCGCCGCGCGCGGCCTTGACATCGACGGCATCTCGCACGTGGTCAATTTTGACGTGCCCCGCAACGCCGAGGACTACATCCACCGCATCGGACGCACCGGCCGCGCCGAGGCAACCGGCGACGCCGTGACACTGGTGTCATTCGACGAAGAAGAGTTCCTGGATCGCATCGAAGAACACATCGGCGCCAAGCTGGAACGCCGCCGCTACCGCGACTTCGACCACGGCGTGGGCCGCTTTACCCCCACGCGCGCCGAACTGGGACGCATGCACCGCGGCTCCCGCCGCTCCTCCAAACGCCGCTACGTGTAA